From a region of the Betta splendens chromosome 5, fBetSpl5.4, whole genome shotgun sequence genome:
- the LOC114856414 gene encoding alpha-1,3-galactosyltransferase 2-like, producing MTKVTLHFPAMGYIQKTRNILKVIIAVPLVLCIYFLSFPSVRFFIGFIPMEKCHLESGYMLVLDNRVDATLNLLSRNDVQTCTAWKAPIIWEGMFDPRVYDKTHQEEGSRVALTVFAVGRYLEAYLETFLSSAERYFMKGLPVTYYVFTDSPEKVPKFNLAPQRSMKVNKVPKHSRWQDISMMRMKTISDFIESDIRRGHSHVFCFDVDQVFTGRFGSEALGDLVALLHAYFYRLPKNFYTYDQNPLSKAYMESGDYYYHAAIFGGSCDSVKALTDACYQNIMADKENNVEALWHDESHLNKYFLFHKPTRVLSPEYCWDTAIGYRRDIKVSRLLWAPKQYEKLRT from the exons ATGACTAAAGTTACACTGCATTTTCCAGCAATGGG ATATATTCAGAAGACCAGGAATATTTTGAAAGTTATAATAGCTGTTCCCCTCGTGCTCTGTATTTACTTTTTGTCATTTCCATCCGTGAG GTTTTTCATAGGCTTCATACCTATGGAGAAATGTCATTTGGAAAGTGGATACATGCTGGTTCTGGACAACCGTGTGGACGCGACACTCAACCTCCT GTCCAGGAACGACGTGCAGACGTGCACCGCGTGGAAGGCTCCTATTATATGGGAGGGGATGTTTGACCCCAGGGTGTACGATAAGACGCACCAGGAGGAAGGATCAAGAGTGGCTCTGACGGTGTTTGCCGTGGGCAG GTACCTGGAGGCCTACCTCGAGACCTTCCTCAGCTCAGCAGAACGTTACTTCATGAAGGGTTTGCCGGTGACGTATTACGTGTTCACGGACAGTCCAGAAAAGGTGCCGAAGTTCAATCTGGCTCCTCAGCGAAGCATGAAGGTGAACAAGGTGCCCAAGCACTCCAGGTGGCAGGACATCTCCATGATGCGGATGAAGACCATATCGGACTTCATAGAGTCGGACATTCGGCGCGGCCACTCGCACGTCTTCTGCTTCGACGTGGATCAGGTGTTCACGGGGCGCTTCGGCTCCGAAGCCCTGGGGGATCTGGTGGCTCTGCTCCACGCGTACTTCTACCGCCTTCCCAAGAACTTCTACACCTACGACCAGAACCCTTTGTCCAAAGCGTACATGGAGAGCGGGGATTACTACTACCACGCTGCCATTTTTGGAGGATCGTGTGACAGCGTCAAGGCGCTGACTGACGCGTGCTACCAGAACATCATGGCTGATAAGGAGAACAACGTGGAGGCGCTGTGGCACGACGAGAGTCATCTCAAcaagtacttcctgtttcacaagCCCACCAGGGTGCTTTCCCCCGAATACTGCTGGGACACAGCCATCGGCTACAGGAGGGACATAAAGGTCAGCCGGCTACTGTGGGCGCCAAAACAGTACGAAAAACTCCGAACCTAG